From the Trifolium pratense cultivar HEN17-A07 linkage group LG4, ARS_RC_1.1, whole genome shotgun sequence genome, the window CTACTCATAAATCTATCCATTAGAAGGGGAAAGAAAACTATCTATCATTGAAAGCATAAAATGGACTAATAGTTCGGTCAACAATCTAACCATTGTCATAGGAACAGAATCTAATACatgatattgaaaaatattagttgaGATTGTAACATGTTTACATAAGATCTAATACACATTTCTAAGAACACAagtataaataaaagaaaaaaatagattcaTCATTTTACCTTAGAAATCATATTCCACTGACCCATCCGAGGGTCAAGTTTTGATTCTCCACCAGTTCCATGATATTTGAGCTGCAgtcaaaagataaaattaaatatcgCACATCATGATAATTTCAAAACTTTATTAAGCATGAACTACGCATATACCGTTGGGGGTGTCAAAACACGGGCATCAACCAGAGCAAGATCCTCTCTTACATTGATTCCAAACTCCTTCACAACCTTGTCTGAGTTGAAGCGGTGCTGCTTTACGATCTACCAAGAAATGATATGACAATTATGAAGGGGAAAAAAGTATCCACACAACCTCAATAAAAACATAACTTTTATAAAAGAACCATCAATATATTATACAGCATACATTTTTAATATCTTGTTCTCTCTGATGAGGACGCTGGCAGGTAGCCCTTAAAAGATTGGTTACTTGCTCTTCATTCAATCTTTTGGAGTACCTCTGTCCAGACTCAATTCGGCAAAGCTACAACGAATAGAAACACAACAGATTTGAGGTCTAGTCTAACCGAACATCGCAAAAAACATCACGCAGAAGTGCAGAACATTaatatatagacaaaaaaagaagtgaaaaaAACACCTCCATTGGAAAATACATAGGTCTTGCGTCACTTCCAGATTGGATAGCAGGAAGAAGTGGAAACTTCAACTCAATATTGTATTTCTCATGGAAATAATCCAGAACTTTTTTCTTAGTTACTTTATCCTCAAGTGTGAACCTGAATGAATAACAAATTGCAAAACAAAGAGTGAGACCAAGCCTAAAGATGTAAAAAAGAGCTTAGTCAAGGGATATACAACTTGTACTCAAACAGATAAACCTTTCTAAGAATCACACATTACACCACAATTTACCCCAACCTCAAGGGAACAAttaaaatggtaaaaaaataagtagCTCACGTTAGGTCTTTGAGTGGCTCTTTTGAGAGACCAGTCACCTTACAACTCCTCATTCCAGCCCCATGAGATAGCCGTACCTTAAGACCTTTCAAGGCTCTTCTGATCTGAAGCAAAGTAAAAAATTTACATGATTTCGCAAATAGCAACTACCAACTCATAATCTCAGTGTCAGGAAGAAAATATAGAAAACTAGCCTTAGCATGAAATTATTagattcaaaaaataaaaataataatccaTCACAAATACCTTGAGACGGTCTTGATCAGACAGCTGCCttgaaaaattcaatttaaaatttttagaaaCAAATTCAGTCACAAGAACCGGTTCATAGAAGGCCCTCGAAGATACATCTGAAACAAAGCATTGCTTGTCAAAGAGTGAAAGCTAAATACAATTGTAAATCACTCAACAAGTAAAATATTAGCAATGGGTATAAGTAAAACCAATGTTGAGGGAGAGCCCCATTTGTGTTGGCCTAAGGCTTTGATAAAAGCCTCTCCAAAATTCTGTCCCGCCGCCAAGAGGCCCAGGTGCCCCCAAATTGGGTGAGAAAAATGACCTCCCTGCAACAGTGTACCTGAAAAACAGTTCATCAACATCAACACGGTcacctaaaacaaaaaatcagcAAATCCAAATAAACAACAAACAGAAACAATAATGCTACATTTCAGCTGGAGTCGCCCGCAAAGCAACATCAAGAACTTGTATGGTTTCATAAGGACAATCCGGCTGCAAACGACGGAGAAACTGATTAAGATGGACGATGTCTGGCTTTGAAGCAAACCGAATCGTAACCTTAAACTCGCGTTCACGCTTTTTCCtgtgaaaaatataatatcatGAAATCACACgtaacatattttaaataatagacAATATTAAcaacaaactcatatattaCAGATACATCTACAGAAAACTCACCTATCAGAACCAGAAGAGGATCCTCGATCCTCGTCAACCAAGTTAACCACAAAAACCTTAGAAGTAAACGGTAATGGTCCAGCAGTAAACAGGCTCTTCCTACCATCATAAGCAGGAATGCGATTCTCTAACAGTGACTCCCGATGCATCTTAACCAACTGATTGATAATGTCTCTGGACACTTTTTTTGAAGGAATCTCCGGCGCAATCGACACCTAAAAACATCGATCAAAATTTTCAGCCTCTAAATTCATAACACATTGTTACTACTAGCGTCATCATTCAAGTTTAAAatcaacataaaaaacaaaaacaaaaaaaccaaaacacTTCAACAAATTTGAGTTTAAAAAAAGTACGAgtatatattatactaataaaatcaaaatttccaTCATCTCAAAATTCATAACACATTATTACTTACTAGCATTATGGTttcaaatcaacaaaataaacaaaatcaaaaacccTAAACAATTTTAAACGATTAAAATCTGAGTTCAAAAAAATGTATAAGCAAAATAATATACTAACATCGTAGTGATGCAGATCCCTCTCAGCAACTTGCATCTGAAAATGATTAGCACGAACTTGCACTTTTTTCCCTAACTGACCATAACCAGGACGATTAGGGAACCTGATCGCCTTCTGAGACGCCGGAGCGGAAGCCGATTGCAGAGTAAGCTTCTGTTGAACTTCAGTAGACAGCGCTTCGGCGGAAACCGTCGCCGGAGCCGGAGAAGGTACAGTCGGAGCCGAACTAGAGCCGGTAACGGGAGCAGAAACGGATGGATGAACAGGATGAACGACCGGCGCTACAACAGATGAAGCAGCGGTGTTGATCGGTGCCGGAGGAGGTACGTGGACCGATGAAGAAGATGGAACGGTATGTCCACCGCGAGATCCACGACCACCACCACCACGGCCTGTTCCGGCAGCATTGAGACGAGATGTAGCCGGAGATGGTTGTGGTTGGTTACGACGGTTATCGGAAGGGTTTCCACCACCGCGACGAGACATTGTGATGAAAAACGAAACGGttacaagagagagagagagagaaagagaagttTTGTGTTGGTGGAAAATGAGGAGAGTGAGGTGTGAGAGTGGGTTTAAGTAGGAGAATATTGGAAACACTTGTGAGCGAAGGTAACTGCCTAAAGTAGTGGTGTGACTGGGTGAGAATGTgggagaaagaagaaaaaagacatTTCGAAAATTCAAAAgtctttttaataataataataataaaatgaataaaaaagtaCCAAAAATAGAATTAGCGCGTCAGTTTGGGGTTTCTGATTcgacaaaagttttttttttttgaatggcgaTTCGACAAAAGAATTTGTTACAAGTTGTGACAAAAATCGTTTGAGTTCTCAACCATTAGAGTTAACAGTTCGTACCTGCAAACTATATTTAAGTGTCTTCATGACTTAtccttttttatatttagagtTAAAAATGTTCAGATATGCTTTTAAGGcaatgcaattttattttttttggtacaaaggcCAGGTATGATGGGCCGATGGGtcggcccactaattttcatagtattttttaaaaaaataaaaaaaataaattctactaaatttatgttatatttttcaactaaatcttcaagaagtaatttgtatccctatattttctcacataatctctcaaacaacaatatcttcctctttatcctcatcaaacaaatctctaacaaatattttcattctaatccaataaggTTACGTTTTTGTGTGATCCGCGTTTTCTATtctgtcttatgttatggtgagtttgttaataaaagatttttacagcTAAAAATTGTCTTATATCATGGTGAGTTTGTCAATAAGATATTGTTgctattatgaaaagttcacaccaaatttttttatcctccttatatataggtatagatttTCACCTCGTATCTCAGTATTTTATATCtacttttaatataataaaattaattactaccaaagttactaatttatccttagtaggTTTAACcatattccaaattttataccaatcgttagttggttcagtggtggcGTTGAAcatggtagggaggatcacgttCGATCcaccgcaactgcgatcgggaggagactgaaaccacttgatgccagaactgacctccgaaccagattaaaccggtggtgaaaacaaaaagaaaatattccaagttttatatctttaattgtaatttaagtaaaaaaaaagaataaaaagaatatggaaagaatataaaataaatacaataaaaagattatatgcttaaaataaccatattccaagttttatatccttcattgtaattttacaagaaataaatttaaaaaaatataaaaagaatatatgataaatacaataaaaatattatatgcttaaaaataggaataaaacagattatagataggaacaaaacacaaataattacaataaaacgacaaaaataataaaaaagattatatatgaatttatgcataaaaataggatcaaaataaaacaataaaaagattaaagaattgttttaaatattttttaaattctttaaggggccggcccatgACGGCTCTTGAAAAAGCCTGACTTGATAAGGTCCGGCCCGATAAGGCCCGAACCCCTTTTTATGAAGTCTGGCCCGTGTAAAAATATAGGACTAATGGGCCGACCCGATAGACCGACCGTTTTTTACAGCTCTACTTAGGGTCTATTTGGCCCAGCtctttttagagcttatgcaatataaattagtttttatgctattttataagttcacactagtgaaaattgtaattttataagttattttatcataaactaccttgacaaacttataataatatataaaaattgcataagctgtttgtataagctctaaataagaggaaaaagaGTCAGGTCAAACAAtaccttatatttttttatatttagagtTAAAAATGTTCAGATATGCTTTTAAGGTaaggcaatttttttttaatatgggACAAAGGCGAAGCAAATTTTAATATGGAACTAGTATGACACTCGTGGGCGGGTCTTATCGTTATCAACCACTATACGACACTCGTGTGTGCGTCTTATCGTTATCGACCACTATATGACACTCGTACGTGTGTTTTATCATTATCAACGactattttaatataatatctGCAACTAGCATACACTCGTGTGTGCGCCTTGTCGCTATTGACCACTGTTTAAAAAATGTCTTAAACTTTGACTTGGTAATAGAAGTTAATGGTCGTTGTTTACGATTAAAATAGTAAGTTAATTAGTATGCAGATATGcaattaaactatttattttgtgtCAAATAGTCTCATAGCtat encodes:
- the LOC123920624 gene encoding protein argonaute 5 isoform X1; its protein translation is MSRRGGGNPSDNRRNQPQPSPATSRLNAAGTGRGGGGRGSRGGHTVPSSSSVHVPPPAPINTAASSVVAPVVHPVHPSVSAPVTGSSSAPTVPSPAPATVSAEALSTEVQQKLTLQSASAPASQKAIRFPNRPGYGQLGKKVQVRANHFQMQVAERDLHHYDVSIAPEIPSKKVSRDIINQLVKMHRESLLENRIPAYDGRKSLFTAGPLPFTSKVFVVNLVDEDRGSSSGSDRKKREREFKVTIRFASKPDIVHLNQFLRRLQPDCPYETIQVLDVALRATPAEMYTVAGRSFFSPNLGAPGPLGGGTEFWRGFYQSLRPTQMGLSLNIDVSSRAFYEPVLVTEFVSKNFKLNFSRQLSDQDRLKIRRALKGLKVRLSHGAGMRSCKVTGLSKEPLKDLTFTLEDKVTKKKVLDYFHEKYNIELKFPLLPAIQSGSDARPMYFPMELCRIESGQRYSKRLNEEQVTNLLRATCQRPHQREQDIKNIVKQHRFNSDKVVKEFGINVREDLALVDARVLTPPTLKYHGTGGESKLDPRMGQWNMISKKMVDGGKVQFWGCLCFAKMDPTMFCQELVTMCQAKGLVFNRDPVVPLSPGNPNQIERELENFNKKCKAILESKQQRLQLLIIIMPDFKGVRTYDKIKRVCETELGIVSQCCQPRQAQKLNKQYLENLALKINVKVGGRNTVLNDAFERRIPLVTDRPTIIFGADVTHPQPGEDSSPSIAAVVASMDWPWVTKYRGVYSAQSHREEIIQDLYKTVVHPQRGVVPSGMIRELIVSFYKATGRKPERIIFYRDGVSEGQFSQVLLYEVDAIRKACASIENGYLPPITFVVVQKRHHTRLFPVRREETDKSGNIMPGFFNLFVICCYLHTAGIYYHAILSLFSDCVLQNFVIGTVVDTNICHPREFDFYLNSHAGIQGTSRPAHYHVLFDENRFSADHLQSLTNNLCYTYARCTRSVSIVPPAYYAHLLAFRTRYYLSDAADTSDSDSANGGTRNATNVVAALPSIIESVKDNMFYV
- the LOC123920624 gene encoding protein argonaute 5 isoform X2, with protein sequence MSRRGGGNPSDNRRNQPQPSPATSRLNAAGTGRGGGGRGSRGGHTVPSSSSVHVPPPAPINTAASSVVAPVVHPVHPSVSAPVTGSSSAPTVPSPAPATVSAEALSTEVQQKLTLQSASAPASQKAIRFPNRPGYGQLGKKVQVRANHFQMQVAERDLHHYDVSIAPEIPSKKVSRDIINQLVKMHRESLLENRIPAYDGRKSLFTAGPLPFTSKVFVVNLVDEDRGSSSGSDRKKREREFKVTIRFASKPDIVHLNQFLRRLQPDCPYETIQVLDVALRATPAEMYTVAGRSFFSPNLGAPGPLGGGTEFWRGFYQSLRPTQMGLSLNIDVSSRAFYEPVLVTEFVSKNFKLNFSRQLSDQDRLKIRRALKGLKVRLSHGAGMRSCKVTGLSKEPLKDLTFTLEDKVTKKKVLDYFHEKYNIELKFPLLPAIQSGSDARPMYFPMELCRIESGQRYSKRLNEEQVTNLLRATCQRPHQREQDIKNIVKQHRFNSDKVVKEFGINVREDLALVDARVLTPPTLKYHGTGGESKLDPRMGQWNMISKKMVDGGKVQFWGCLCFAKMDPTMFCQELVTMCQAKGLVFNRDPVVPLSPGNPNQIERELENFNKKCKAILESKQQRLQLLIIIMPDFKGVRTYDKIKRVCETELGIVSQCCQPRQAQKLNKQYLENLALKINVKVGGRNTVLNDAFERRIPLVTDRPTIIFGADVTHPQPGEDSSPSIAAVVASMDWPWVTKYRGVYSAQSHREEIIQDLYKTVVHPQRGVVPSGMIRELIVSFYKATGRKPERIIFYRDGVSEGQFSQVLLYEVDAIRKACASIENGYLPPITFVVVQKRHHTRLFPVRREETDKSGNIMPGTVVDTNICHPREFDFYLNSHAGIQGTSRPAHYHVLFDENRFSADHLQSLTNNLCYTYARCTRSVSIVPPAYYAHLLAFRTRYYLSDAADTSDSDSANGGTRNATNVVAALPSIIESVKDNMFYV